In the genome of Streptomyces sp. SN-593, the window AAGTTCTACTCCGTCACCTGCCCGGACGTGGCGGGGCAGAACCGGGCGCTGGACGGCGGCGACTACTGGCGGGCCACCCCGCCGCCCGGCTTCGGCGGCGGCCCCGACCTGGCCGCGCTGGCCCAGCAGGCCGTGACGAAAATGCGGCTGGAGGGCGCGGACGTCGGGATCGCACCGAAACCCGGCAGCAAGGGCGGCTCGGTGGGGCTGCCGGTGTGGGTGTGGAACGGCAAGGGGCCGCGCACGACCGGCCCGACGTCGGCGAGCGCCACCGCTCTGGGTGTCACCGTGACCGCCACCGCGACCGTGCGGGACGTGGCGTGGGCGTTCGGTAACGGCACCGCGGTCACCTGCGCGTTCCCCGGCGTCCGGTACACCGCGGCGTACGGCACCCGCGCGCCCGATCACAGCGCGGGGCAGTGCGGGTTCGCCGGCTATTCCCGGACCGGCACGTACACGGTGACCGCCACCTCGACGTGGGCCGTGCATTGGGCCGGCGGCGGGCAGCAGGGCGACTTGACGACCACCAGGACCTCGCAGGTCCAGATCCGCATCGGCGAAGTGCAGGTCGTCGGCGAATAGCCGGCCTGCGTGCTCCAGGAGGACCAGATCGTGAGCCAGACCACCAATCCCCTGCCCGGGCCCGCTGCCGGGCACCTTCCCGGTCCGGCCGGGCCACCGTCCCAGCAGCCGGCGGCCGCGCCGCGGTTGCTGCGGCAGCGTCGCCGCCGCCCGGGGCTGATCGCGCTGTCCGCCGCGCTGATCGCCGCGGGCGGCCTGTCCGGGGCGGTGCTGTATGCCTCGTCCGGGCACCGCACCTCGGTGGTGGTGGTCGCCCGCGACGTGCCGATCGGCGCGCAGATCACCGCCGCCGACCTCACGGAGGCGCAGATCGCGCTCGATCCGGCGGTGAAGGCCGTCAAGGGGGCCGGAGAGAAGAAGCTGATCGGGCAGCGCGCCGCGGTGGACTTGAAGGCGGGGTCGCTGCTGGCACCGTCGCAGGTGACCCGCAAGACGCTGGTCGGTCCGGGCGAGCAGTTGGTGGGCGTGAGCGTGAAACCGAACCAGTTGCCGGCGACACCACTGGTGCCGGGACAGAAGGTGCTGGTCGTCTCCACGCCCGACCCGAACGCCGCCTCGGACTCCGGTGGCAAGAGCGCGTCGGACGATGCGCCGCCGCAGACACTGACTGCGACGGTGGTCAAGGTGGGCACCCCGCAGACCGGCACCGGCACCGTGACGGTCGATGTGGCGGTGCCGTCGGGTGACGGGCCGGCGTTGGCCTCGCGGGTTGCGACCGGTGACGTCGCGCTGATCGTCGCGTCCCGGGACGGCAACTGATGGCTGTTATCGCTCTGGCCGGGGGGCTCGGTGCTCCGGGCGTGACCACCACCGCCATGGCGCTGCTGATGACCTGGCCGCTCGAACCGGGGCGCCGTGTGGTGCTGGCCGAGTGCGATCCGGACGGCGGCGCTATCCTGCCCGGCGCGCTGCAGGGCACGGTGGCCAACACCTACGGGCTGCGCAACCTCGCCCTGGCGGGCCGGCAGGGCCAGCTCGCCGACGCGTTCTGGCGGCAACTGGTTGACGTCACCGACGCGGCCAGCCACGACCGCCTGGTCCTGCCGGGCATCTACGACCCGGCGCACGCGTCATCGCTCGCGCCGGTATGGGACCAGCTCGCCACGCTGTTCGCGGGGATCGAACAGCACCATCACGATGTGCTAGTCGACCTGGGGCGGCGCGGCGCTTTTGGCCCGTCGGCGGTGCTGGCGAAGCGAGCAGATGTGGTGCTGATGGTGGCCCGCAACACGCTGCGCGGGCTGCAGAGCGCACAGGTGCGACTGGGCGCGTTGCGGGAGCAGTTGGGCGGCGCCGCCGAGATCGGCTTGGTCCTGGTGGAGGCCGGCCCGTTCGGACGGGAAGAGATTCAGCGGCACCTGGGCGCCGAGGTAGTGGCGGTGCTGCCCTGGCAACCGGAGCACGCCGCGGTCTTGTCGGACGGTGCGGCGCAGCCGCGGCGGTTCGAGAGCGGGGAGTTGATACGTGCGGCCCGCACCGCGACCACCAGGATCCGGCAGATGGTCGCCACCCGCCGCTCCCGCCTCGGTTGGCCTACCGGGGCCGGCGGGCGGGAGGTGAGCGGTGCGCGCTAACCCTCTGCACGTCAATCCGGTTGTGGCGCCGATGCCGCCGCAGTGGCAGGGCCATCCCGGGCCGCCGGCGGTCCCCCCGGTTGCTGCGGGCCGGGCGGCGGCGCCCGGGACGGTCGGGGCTCCGGTGCCGCAGGCCATCGTGGATTACGAGGCGGTGCGGCTGATCAAGAAGGAGGTCGGGGAGCGGCTGACGGAACTGCTGCGCGCCCAGCCGGGGATGAGCCCGGCGGCGCAGGAGCAGCAGGGCCGTGCCCTGATCAACGAGCAGGTCGCGATCTGGGCGGATGCGGCGGCGATCAAGCGGGAGGTGTCGACGACCGCGGCAGAGGATGCCGCGCTCGCGCAGGCGGTGTTCGACCTGCAGTTCCGTGCCGGGCGGCTGCAGCAGCATCTCGACAACACCGCCGTGGAGAACATCTTCATCAACGGCTACCAAGACGTCTGGCTGGACTTCACCGACGGCCGGCGGGTGCAGGTGCCGCCGGTGGCCGACTCCGACGAAGAACTGCGGGAGTTGCTGCGGGATCTCGCCCGGCGCACGACCGGCCAGAACGAGCGCTCGCTGAGCACGGCGGACCCGTTCCTGGCGCTGCGGCTCGCCGACGGGTCCCGCCTGCAGGCGGTCATCGACGTCACCCCCGGCACGTATGTGACGATCCGCCGGCACAGCATGCGCCACGCGGACCTGTCCCACCTGGTCAAGCTGGGGATGCTGGACACGACGCTCGGGTACTTCCTGCGGGCCGCGATCCACGCCGAGAAGAACATCATGATCGTCGGAGGCCAGGCGGCCGGGAAGACGACGCTGCTGCGAGCCCTGCTCAAGGAGATCCCGCAGGACGAGCGGTTCGCCACGCTGGAGACCGAGTTCGAGCTGTTCGCGCACGAGAACAACTGGCACCGCCAGGTCGTGCCGATGGAAGCCCGCGAGTCCAACGGCGAGCGGATCGACGGGCACGGCGCCGGCGAGATCTCCCTGATGGACCTGATGTACCGGGCGCTGCGCATGTCGCTGGCGCGGATCGTCGTCGGCGAAGTCCGCGGCCCGGAGATCGTCGCGATGCTGCAGGCCATGACGAACGGCCAGGGCGGCAACCTGTGCACCCTCCACGCCATCCACCCCAGCGTCGTGTTCGATCGGATCGCGGAGTTGTACCTGCTGGCGCAGGCCAACATGAGCGAATCGCTGGCATACCGGCAGGCCGCGAACGGCCTGCACTTCATCGTGTTCGTGAACTCCGTGGACGAGACCCGCATCGGCGGGCACCGGCACCGGTTCATCTCCCACGTCCTGGAGGTGACCGGTATCGGGGAGGGCGGCCGCCCCGACACGAATCTGATCTTCGGGCCGCGACCGGAGTGGGGCGAGGACCGCGCGGTGCCGCTCATGCACCCGCGGTGCATCAACGACCTGCGTCGCGCCGGCTTCGACGCCGACCTGCTCAACGAAGCCCGCGGCACCTGGCCCGGGCCGCTGCCGCTGATGATCCGGGAGGCGTCCTGATGACCGGGCTGCTGCTGTGGGTGCTGTCCGGCCTGGCCGTGGCTGGTGGAGCGGTCGGCGTCGTCGCCGGCACGGTCGGCACCGACGCCCCGCAAGGTCCTTCCCTGCTGCTGCGTCTGCGGGCCCGTACCGGCCACGCCGACCTGGACGCGCGGATGCGGCGCCGCACCCGCCTCGCAATCGGGTCCGTGGCCGGTCTGGGGGTGTGGCTGGGCACCGGCGTGTTCGTCGCGGGTGTCCTGGTACTGCTGGCCTTCATCGGGGTGCCGTGGCTGCTGGCCCCCACCAAGGGCGCCGCAGTGCGGATCGCGAAACTGGAGGCGCTCGGGGACTGGACGATGCGCCTGTCGAACGTGCTGCGGCTGGGCCGCGGCCTGGACGAGGCGCTACAGATCTCCCGCAAGGGCGTGCCCGACGCGATCGCCGGCGACGTCGGCGACCTGGTCGACCGTCTGCAGGTCGGATGGCGCTCCACTGAGGCGCTGCGCGCGTTCGGGGACGCCCTCGATGACGTGACCGCCGACAAGATCGTGGCGGCGCTGATCCTGTCCGCGTCCGACCGCGGGCCGGGCCTCGCGCAGGCGCTGGAGGACCTGGCGGAGTCCGTCCACGAAGAGGTCGCCAAGCGCCGGGCGATCGAGGCAGACCGGGCCAAGCCCCGTACGACGGTGCGATGGATGACCATCATCACTCTCGGTGTGGCCGGCGCCGGGTTCCTGGTGCCGGGCTACACCCACCCGTACGGGACACTGCTGGGGCAACTGGTCCTCGCGCTGCTCGCGGCCGGGTTCGTCGCGGTCATGGTGTGGATGCGGCAGCTCGCCGACCACCGGCCGATCCCCCGGTTCCTGATCGCCGATCCCCGCAGCCGCGTCGCCCGGCCGGTTCCGGCAGCAGCGGCCACCGGTGCGGTGCCGGGCGCTGTTGCGGCTGGGGAGGCGCTGTGATCCCGATCGGTCCGATCCTGGCCGGGTGCACGGTCGGCGCCGGTGTGGCCTTGCTCGTCAAGGAGTTGGGCAGGCCGGCGCCGGCACTCGGGCCCGCGCTGCAGCGCCTCAACCAGCCCGCCGCGCCGCGGCCGGAGACGGTCAGTGAGGACCGTGACGAGCGGTGGGGGGCGTGGCTGGTCGACCACGTCGGGCACCTTCCCGGCGTGCGCATCCCGCATCAGAATCTGGCGCTGGTCGGGCAGTCCGCGGGGCGGTTCATGCTGACGAAGGTGGCGCTGGCGGCTGCCGGGCTGCTGCTGCCGCCGCTGGCCACGATCCCGTTCCTGCTGCTCGGCTTCCCCTTCTACCTGCCGGCGATCTTCGGGGTGCTGGCAGCCGGGGTGCTGTGGATCGCCCCGGACCTGGCATTGCGGGATCAAGCACGCCGGGCCCGGGAGGAGTTCGCGCACGGGATGGCCGCCTACCTGGACCTGGTCGCGCTCAAGCGGGCCGCGAACATCTCCGCGGAGCAGGCCATGGAGCAGGCCGCCGAAGTCGGGGAGGGCTGGGCGTTCGTCCGTATCCAGCAGGCCCTGGCCCGCTCCCGGGTCGACAAGGTCCCGCACTGGGAGAGTCTGGGGCGGCTGACCGCGGAGCTGGATCTGCCGGTGCTGGACGACCTGGCGGCGATCATGCGGCAGTCCAGCGACGACGGCGCGTCCGTCTACGCGACGCTGCGCTCCCGCGCGCGGAACCTGCGCGGCGAGCTGCTGTCGGACCAGGCCACCGAGGCCAACGCCGACTCGGAAAAAATGACCGCGCCCGGCGCGTTCCTCGCCGTCCTGGTGATGCTCCTCATCGCGTTCCCCGCGGTCATCCGCATCCTCACCACCTGAACGAACCTGAAGGAGAAGGCACATGAACAAGATCGCTGTCCGTCTGGCCCGGGCGACCGGGTGGGCACAGGGCCGGCTGGAGGCCGGCCGGGCCTGCGGGGACGACCGGGGCGACATCTCGATCACCACCATCATCATCTGGGTGGCCGCCGTCGCCGGAGCGCTCGTCATCGCCGGCACGATCGCCGTGGTGATGTCCAAGTACAACGGCCAGCTGTCCGGGATCTGACGATGCGGCGGGTACGGGGGTGGACGGCGGCGATACGGGCGCGCGCCCACGGCGACCAGGGCGACACGTCCCTGCAAATGGCGATCGTCTTCCCCGTCGTCATCCTGATGACGGTCGCCGTGGTGCAGGCCAGCATGTGGTACTACGCCCGGAACATCGCGCTGACTGCCGCCCGGGAGGGCATCAACGTCGGCCGCGGCTACCAGTCCTCCCCCAGCCAGGGCGCGGCCCGGGCCCGCGAGACGCTGGACCGGATCGGCGGCGACAGCCTGCACGGCGCCGGGGTGTCCACCGACGGCAGCACCGCGGACACCGTGACGATCACCGTGTCCGGCACCGCGCTCTCCATGCTGCCGTTCGTGCCGGGCCTGCACGTCTCCCAGTCCGCGTCCGCGGCCCGCGAGCACTGGACCACGCCGTGAACCGCCGGGCCGTGGCCAGGCTACGGGCCCGCGGGGATCGCGGCAGCGAGGCCATCCAGGCGGCGATCGTCACCCCCTTGCTGATCGGGTTCCTGTGCACGGCGATCGCCGCCGGCCGGCTGGTCATCTCCGACGGGAAAATCGACTCCGCCGCGGAAGACGCCGCACGCGCCGCCTCGATCGAGCGAAGCGCGGGTGCCGCCCAGGCCGCAGCCGACACCGCGGCCGCCAAGTCCCTCAATGACCAGGGCATCAAGTGCGCCAGCGAGCACGTCGCGGTCGATGTCGGCGGCCTGAACGTGCCGGTCGGGCAGGTCGGCTACGTGCACGTCACCGTCCGGTGCACCGTGAACCTGTCGGACCTGCTGCTGCCCGGCGTGCCCGGATCCAAGACCCTCACCAGCTCGTTCACCTCGAGCGTTGATGCGTACCGATCGAGGCAGGGATGAACGCCACAGCGCGAGGCATGCGCCGCCTGGCCGCGCGCGAAGACCGCGGGGGGATCGCGGTGTTCACCGCGATCGTGACGATCGCGCTGCTCGGGATCATCGGCCTGGTCATCGACGGCGGCGGCAAAATGAACGCCACCGAACGCGCCGACACCATCGCGATGGAAGCCGCCCGCGCCGCGGGGCAGGCTCTCGACCCCGGCGCGGCCGTCACCGGCACCGCCTACCGCGTCGACCCGCAGGCCGCGACCGCCGCCGCGCAGGCCTTCCTCCGCCAGGCCGGCGAAAGCGGACGCATCAGCATCTCCCCCGACGGCACCACCATCACCGTCACCATCCACGCCACCTACGCCACGAAGTTCCTGCCCGCGGCCGGCATTGACTCCCTGCCCGTGACCGGGCACGGAAGCGCGAAGCTCCTGCACGGCGTGAACATCCCCGACTAGCACCAGCACACCCTCAGAAGGGCCCCCGACGATGCCTCAGCCCTCCCCCACCAAACCCGCCCGCCGCGCCGGTTCCAGCTCGGCCGCAGCACTGCGGGCCCTGGGCAGCTTCGTCGTGCTGCTGGCCCTGCTGATCGGCCTGCCGCTGCTGCTGTGGTGGGCCACTGCTGTTGTCGGCCCGGACGGCGTGCGCGCCCTGGGCAACCTCGCCTCCACCCGGGACTCCGGGCAGGTGTTCCTGCTCGCACTCGCCGCGATCGGATGGATCGGCTGGGCAGCCTTCGCCGTCTCGGTCCTGCTGGAAATCCCCGCCCAACTGCGCGGCCGCAGCGCACCGCAACTACGGGGCCTTCTCGGACAGCGCACCGCCGCGACCCTGGTCGGTGCGATCTTCCTCGTGCTGCCGGCCGGCACCGCGCTCGCCGCGGCCGCCGCCCCCGCCGCGCACGCCGCAACCCCCAGCTCCACAGCCGCCGTCCATCCCCGCGGCCTGGCCCAGCAGGCCGCGGCCGCTTCCACGCCCCACACGCCCTCCGAGCACCGTCCGGCTTCGGTCTCGTACACCGTGCAAGAAGTGCGACCGGCGGAGAGCCTGTGGTCGATCGCGCAGCAGCAACTCGGCGACGGCAACCGCTGGCAGGAGATCGCTGACCTCAACACCGGCCGCACCATGGCCGACGGCACCACATTCCGCGCCGACGCGCCGATCCAGCCCGGGTGGGTCCTGCACCTGCCCAGCGATGCACACGCCCAGGACGCGAGCAGCAACTCGACAAACAGCGAACCCGCCGGCACACACGCCACTTACACCGTCGCCCCTGGCGACTCCCTCTCCTCGATCGCGCAGCAGCAACTCGGGGACGAAACGAAGTGGCCCGACATCTACGCCCTGAACAAGGGCCACGTCACCGACCCCGATCTCATCTACCCCCGCGAGCACCTGCAACTGCCCGGCACCGCGCCCAGCAAGCAGGGGCCGCCCGCTGCTCACGAGACACCGCAGCACAAGGCGCCATCGACCACGACCCCGCCGCCCGCCACGCCCCCACCGGCGGACACCGCCCCGAGCACCGCGCCACGGGCCAGTACCGCTCCCGCCGTCACGCCCACGCAGCAGCCCGGCATCGCGCCGGCCCCCGACCGCACCCCCGCCACAGCCGCGACGACGGGATCGACTACTGCCGCGCACACCACGGCGACCGGAAGCCGCATGCCGCTGTACGCACTCGGCGGCGGCCTGCTGGCCGCGGCCGTGCTGACCATGCTCGGGCTGCGCCGGCGCCACCAGCAGCGGCGCCGCGGCATCAGCCGCCGTATTCCCCTGCCCACCGGCAGCGCGGCCGCCACCGAACAGGCCCTGCGCGCCACCGAACACCCCGACGTGCCGCAGTTCATCGACAGCGCGCTGCGCACCGCCGCGATCGGCCTGGCCGCCGCCAGCCGTGTTCTGCCTGACCTGTCCGCGGTCGTCTACGACGGGCACGGCCTGGAGCTGCGGCTGACCGCACCGGCCGCTCCGGTCGCCCCGTTCGCTGCGGTCGACGGCGATCTCGCGCGCTGGCGGTGCTCCGTCGACAGCAACGAACTCCTCCCGGCGGAGCGCATCGACACGGTCGAGGCCCCCTACCCGGCGCTGGTCACCCTCGGCTCTACCGCGACCAGCACCGTCCTGGTCGACCTGGAGCACTACGGGCTGGTCGCGCTGACCGGCCCGCACCGTCGCGCCGTGCTGCGGGCCCTGGCGATCGAGCTGGCTACCTCCCGATATGCCGAACACCTCGATGTCGCGGTCACCGGCGCCGGCACCTGCCCGGGCCTGGCGCCGCTGGTACCGGAGTGGTTCACCGCTTACGACACCGTGGACGCCGCAATGCGGGCCGCGCAGGATCATCACGCCATGCAAGCCCGTGCGCTGGCCGACCTCGGCGTCGACGGGCTGCGCGGCGCCCGGCTCCGCGATGACCAGGCATCGGTCTGGACGCCGTACCTGCTGCTCGCCGACGATGCTGACGACGACACGACCGGCGCGCTCGCCGAGCTGGCCGACCGCCGCCCCCGTACGGCCGGTGCGGTCGTCACCGCCGCCGGCACGGTTGCCACCACACCGCTGCCGCCCGGCGGGTGGCTGCTCGACACGACGGCCGGGCAGGTCCGCCTTCCCGACGTCGATCTGACGGTCCACTTGCAGGTGCTGCCCGATGACGCCTACAGCGACGTGATCGCGCTTCTCGCCGAGTCGGACGAATCCCGGCCCGATGTCCCGGCCCGGCCGCCGACGACCGCGCCGGACGCCCTGCCGGATCCCGCCGCCGCGGCGGCGGCCCCGCCGGTGACGGCCGCTGCGGCGGCTGTTCCGAAACTGCACGCCGCCTCCCGCTCCGGCCGTGTCCAGCTCCCCGAGTCCCATGACGGCGACAGCGACAGCAACGCCGGAGCATCGCTGGACAGCCTGATGGCCAGCTTCGCCGATCTCGAAGACTCCGTCGAAGGAGCAGCGGACGAACCCGACCCGGAGGTGACCGCCGCTGTGGCGCCTGCGGCGGTACTGCCGCCGGCGCCCCGTTCACCTGAGCCGGCGGCGCCGTCTGACCCTCTGATCCGGGTCCTGGGCCCGGTCGACATCATCGGTGCCGGCGGAACCGCGGACACCAAGTACGTGCGGACCCTCACCGAGATCGCCGCGTGGATGGTGCTGCATCCTGGCCTGGACCACCATGCCCTCGACGAGGCGATCTGGCCTGGCCGCGAGGTCTCCCGCAAGACCCGCAACCCCTGGATCTCACGGTTGCGGACGCTACTCGGGACCGCGGCAGACGGCACCAAGTACCTGCCCGCGATCGCGACCACCGACGACGCCCGCTACCGGTTCGCCGACCGGGTCACCAGCGACTGGCAGCTTTTCCAGGACCTCGCGGCCAAGGGGGCCGCCAGTTCCGGCGACCATGCCGACGACCTGCTGCGGGCCGCACTGGACATGGTCCGCGGCCGCCCGTTCAGCGGTGTCCCCCCGCGGAAGTACGTGTGGGCCGAACACCTGGCGCAGGACATGATCGCCGCGATTGTCGACGTCGCGGCGACGCTTGGCGAGCGGCGCCTTGCACTCGCCGATCCGCGGGGAGCCCTGTGGGCGACCACCAAGGGCTTGGACGTCGCACCGGAGGCGGAGCACCTGTACCGGATCAACTTCCGCGCCCACCACGCCCTGGGCGACCATGAAGGGCTGGAACGGGCCGCCGGGCAGCTTGAGCGCCTGTGTGACGCCCTCGGCAGCGACATGGAGGACGCCACCGTGGAGCTGCTGCGATCGCTGCTCGCCTCCGCAGCTCCCCTGCGGTAGCCGGCCGCTGGTTCTACCCACCGGCCAGCACGCAGGCAGCCGCCGGATGTCGGGGAATCCGGTCGCACCCATGGCGACGTGATGAAAGTGCGGTACAGTTGTCTCGTTGGCGTTCGCCACGCCGAATCCCACTGGCTGCGGCTCAGGAGACTTCCCATGGCACCCCGACTGACCCCCAAGCGTCTCGCCGCACTCCGGTTGGCCGCAGCCCACCCGAAGGGGAACATCAGCTCGCTGATCATGACGGTCACGGGGGAGAAGTCCTGGCTCAAGGCCTCAGACGAGATCGCGCTCGAGGAGTCCGGCTTCGCCGACTCGATCGATGACTGCGGCCACATCCAGGGCGCCGCCGATCCCGAGCGCGAACACCGCTCGCACCCGCACTTCTTCCGCATCACTGACGCCGGCCGCCAGGCCGTCGCCGACGCCGGCTGACTCACCGCCGGGAACGAGGGGTTCGGGGAGCGCCGGGGTCATGGGCGCCTGCTTCTGAACCCGTCACGAGACCAGGAGATCCATCATGAGCAAGTACACGCCCGTGGACATCACACCCCCTGAACTGCAGCCGTCGGCGCTGACCCACCACGTGCCCGACTGGGCAGAGGCCGCGCCCACACCGACCGACGTGCACGACTGGGATCGGCGCCGGGAGGCGGCGCTCGTCCCGTTCGAACTCGATGACGTGCCGTCGGAAGCGGATCAAGGAAACTGCGGACGGCCTCAGTGGTGTCGGGTTCGGGCCGGCGCCGATCCGCACGTCGATGCCGAGGTGGGCGCAGGCGCGCAGCCGGATGCGCTGCGCCGCTGGAACCGGGGCGCTGCCGCCGCCCGGAACGGGCTTGCCGGGCATTGGTGATGTACGCCGTGAATCGACTCCCCAATTGGGGAGTCGCATTCCGCACCCGGCCTGGGGCCCGGCTTGAGAGGGGCCTGACCTGCGGTGCAACCGGGCGGTGCAAGCATGTGAGCAACCGGTCCGAGCCGGGGTGCAACCGGGGAACGGCGGCGGCACGGCGGGAAGCCGTGCCGGAATTCGCCTATTCCATGTGGTCCCAGTGATGGTCTGGGGGTGTTGCTCCCTGTACGGGCTATTCCATAGCTGCTCTGCGGCTTTCCGCCCGGTCGAGGATTCGCGCCGCCGGGTCCGCGCTACGAGCGGGCGGATGTCCGGCCTTCCTGGCGGCGGAACTCGCCGAGGTACTTGCGGGCGCTCCCCTCGGACAGGCCCGCTTCCGCGTGCATCTGCTGGGCGAGCCGGTTGGCGGACTGGCTGCGTTCGGCCGGGGCGAGGTTGTCGAAGAGGGCCCGCAGCCGGGCCTTGCCGTCGGCGGCCGGTTCCACCTCTGCGCCCGGTTCCACGTCGGCGGCTGGCTCGGGGTGGAACAGTTCCAGCTCGTCCTCCGCGTCCTTCGCCGGCGGCTGCGCGGGGACGCGGGCGTGCACGGTCAGGCCTGGGCCGCGGCTCGACCGGGAGGCCGGGGTGCCGGCGTACGGCGCCGCGGCCCCGGGCTGGAACTCGGGGTGGAACTCGGGTTGGAATTCCACCGGTGCAGTGTCGCCGCGTTCGTTGTTCCACCCCGGGGCCTGTTCCACCGCGGGGCCGGGCGCGGGCTGCTGCTGTTCCAGTTCCAACGCGGCGGGCTCCGCGGCACCGGTCTCCGCAGGGGGCGTTCCACCGTGGCCAGCCGCCAGGAGGTCGAGCTGCTGGGGGCTGGGCAAGGTGCCGTGCTCGCGGGCGTAGGCGCGGAAGGCGTGGAAGAGGGCCTCATCGGCGACGACTTCGCCGACAGTCCCGGGGGCCGCCGCGGCGCCAGGTTCGACCGTGGCGGAGGAATTCTCCGGCGCCGGCTCGGGCGCGGGTGTCGCCGGGGCCAGTTGCGTCGCCGGGGCCGGAATCATGATGCCGGCGGCTCGAAGGCCTGCGTCGGCGGTCTCCGCGAGCGGCACGCCGTACTTGGCGAGGCGCAGCGGCATGATTGCCTCAACTGGTGCCCGCCTGCGCCAGGCGGCCCCGTACCGGGCGCGCAGCCGGGCCCGGTAGACCAGGCGGTCCTGCTCGCGGCGGATGACCTCTTCGTACGACCGCAGTTCCCACAGCTTCATCCGCCGCCACAGCCGGAAGGTCGGTGCCGGCGCAAGCAGCCAGCGGGTGACGCGGACGCCCTCCATGTGCTTGTCGGCGGTGATGTCCGCAATCCGCCCGAGCGCGTGCCGAGCGGCCTCCACCGACACCACGAACAGCACCGGGATGATCGCGTGCATGCCCACGCCGAGCTTGTCCGGCCAGGCCGCGGCGCCGTTGAAGGCGATCGTCGCGGCGGTCAGCAGCCAGGCCGTCTGCCGCAGCAGCGGGAACGGGATCCGCAGCCAGGTCAGCAGCAGATCCAGGGCGAGCAGCACGACGATGCCCGCGTCCACGCCGATCGGGAACACGTTCGCGAACCAGCCGAAGCCCTTGTCCAGGGCGAGCGAGCGCA includes:
- a CDS encoding DUF2637 domain-containing protein — encoded protein: MTRAHRVLAGVVVAGAVIIAGIGFAGSYAAVRSLALDKGFGWFANVFPIGVDAGIVVLLALDLLLTWLRIPFPLLRQTAWLLTAATIAFNGAAAWPDKLGVGMHAIIPVLFVVSVEAARHALGRIADITADKHMEGVRVTRWLLAPAPTFRLWRRMKLWELRSYEEVIRREQDRLVYRARLRARYGAAWRRRAPVEAIMPLRLAKYGVPLAETADAGLRAAGIMIPAPATQLAPATPAPEPAPENSSATVEPGAAAAPGTVGEVVADEALFHAFRAYAREHGTLPSPQQLDLLAAGHGGTPPAETGAAEPAALELEQQQPAPGPAVEQAPGWNNERGDTAPVEFQPEFHPEFQPGAAAPYAGTPASRSSRGPGLTVHARVPAQPPAKDAEDELELFHPEPAADVEPGAEVEPAADGKARLRALFDNLAPAERSQSANRLAQQMHAEAGLSEGSARKYLGEFRRQEGRTSARS
- a CDS encoding LysM peptidoglycan-binding domain-containing protein, whose translation is MPQPSPTKPARRAGSSSAAALRALGSFVVLLALLIGLPLLLWWATAVVGPDGVRALGNLASTRDSGQVFLLALAAIGWIGWAAFAVSVLLEIPAQLRGRSAPQLRGLLGQRTAATLVGAIFLVLPAGTALAAAAAPAAHAATPSSTAAVHPRGLAQQAAAASTPHTPSEHRPASVSYTVQEVRPAESLWSIAQQQLGDGNRWQEIADLNTGRTMADGTTFRADAPIQPGWVLHLPSDAHAQDASSNSTNSEPAGTHATYTVAPGDSLSSIAQQQLGDETKWPDIYALNKGHVTDPDLIYPREHLQLPGTAPSKQGPPAAHETPQHKAPSTTTPPPATPPPADTAPSTAPRASTAPAVTPTQQPGIAPAPDRTPATAATTGSTTAAHTTATGSRMPLYALGGGLLAAAVLTMLGLRRRHQQRRRGISRRIPLPTGSAAATEQALRATEHPDVPQFIDSALRTAAIGLAAASRVLPDLSAVVYDGHGLELRLTAPAAPVAPFAAVDGDLARWRCSVDSNELLPAERIDTVEAPYPALVTLGSTATSTVLVDLEHYGLVALTGPHRRAVLRALAIELATSRYAEHLDVAVTGAGTCPGLAPLVPEWFTAYDTVDAAMRAAQDHHAMQARALADLGVDGLRGARLRDDQASVWTPYLLLADDADDDTTGALAELADRRPRTAGAVVTAAGTVATTPLPPGGWLLDTTAGQVRLPDVDLTVHLQVLPDDAYSDVIALLAESDESRPDVPARPPTTAPDALPDPAAAAAAPPVTAAAAAVPKLHAASRSGRVQLPESHDGDSDSNAGASLDSLMASFADLEDSVEGAADEPDPEVTAAVAPAAVLPPAPRSPEPAAPSDPLIRVLGPVDIIGAGGTADTKYVRTLTEIAAWMVLHPGLDHHALDEAIWPGREVSRKTRNPWISRLRTLLGTAADGTKYLPAIATTDDARYRFADRVTSDWQLFQDLAAKGAASSGDHADDLLRAALDMVRGRPFSGVPPRKYVWAEHLAQDMIAAIVDVAATLGERRLALADPRGALWATTKGLDVAPEAEHLYRINFRAHHALGDHEGLERAAGQLERLCDALGSDMEDATVELLRSLLASAAPLR